Part of the Micromonospora rhizosphaerae genome is shown below.
GAACTCCTCCGAGGTGACCGAGTACCGGTTCTACGTGAAATCCACGGCACCGGCGGTGCGGGTGACGGTGGGTGGTGTCGGACTGCCCAGCCAGCTGGCGATCTCGACCAATGTCGAGGGGGTCACCGAGTTCGGCTACAAGATCGGCGACGGCGACGAGGTCAGGGTCCCGGCGAGCGCCGATGGCACGGCGGAAGTCCCGGTGGTGTTCACGCAGCCTGGTTCCATCAAGCTCCAGGTGCGCAGCTACGCCGGAACCGAGCTCGTCGGCGCGCACACGGAGGATGTGTCGGTCCGCGACACCCCGTTCGTGGAGTCGGCCGACTTCGCATTCCCGGACCACGACGGTGTGGTCGATCGTCCGGGCAGCTTCACCTTCCGGCCCGGCCGCGCCGGGGTGGTGGCGTACGAGTACGCGTTCCTCTACGAGGACATGCAACGTATCGAGGCGGGAGCAGACGGTACCGCGGTGCTGCGCTGGACGCCGACGGAGCCGAACTGGTACGTGCTGAACGTGCGCAGCATCAGCGCCGACGGCACCGTCTCCGAGATCGAGCAGTACCAGTTCAACGTCATCGATACCAAACCCACCGTCTACTCCAGCACGTACTACGAGTACGGCGCGTGGGGCGGCGTGGGCATCCCCGGCGAGTTCAACTTCGACACCGCGATGCCGGACGTGGACGTCTACCTCTACCGGCTCAACGACGGGCCCGAGCAGATCGCCGACCCGGAGTACAGCTGGGCTCAGGTGACGCTCGCCCCTGACCGCTCCGGCAGCAACACGCTGACGGTACGTACGCGTTTCCTGGACGGGTCCTTCTCGCCGACGCGGACCTACACCTTTGAGGTCAGCGATGCACCGGTGGTGACGTCCAGCGATTACCCCGAGAACGACGCCGCCGGTCAGCCCGGCCAGCCGGGTCGGTTCACCTTCAACCCGGGCCGCTCCGACGTGATGGAGTACCGCTACGTGCTGGAGTACAGCGGCGAAGAGCAGGTTGTGGCCGCTGGAACGGACGGTAAGGCAACGATCGAGATCACGCCGACGCATCCCGGGTACACCCTGTTGACGGTAACCAGCCGGGCGGCCGATGGCACGGTTAGCGCGGAGCGGCGGTACTACTTCCGCGTACGCGACCCGCGCGTGAATGTGATTAGCGCGTACGACGAGTACATCCCCCGTGGCGGGATCGGCGCGATCGGCAGGTTCGGGGTCTACACCGAGATCGGCGAGGTGACGACCTTCGAGTACCAGCTCAACGGCGGCGCCTGGCAGAGCGTGCCGAAGACTCCCGACGCGCTGGTGACCGACATCTCGGTGACCATGGATCGCAACGGCGCGAACGTCTTCTCGGTGCGGGGCCGAACCGCGGCGGGCGAGTACACGCCACAGACGGACTACCCCTTCCTGGTCGGCACGGCGCCGCTGGTCTCGTCGAGTACCTACCCGGCCAACCAGTGGGCCGGAGGCGTGGGCGTGCCGGGTGAGTTCACCTTCACCCAGGGCAGTCCGGGCGTGGTGGAGTTCGAGTACACGGTCGATGACGGCCAGCCGGTGATGGTGGCGGCGAATGCCGCCGGGGTTGCCACCGCAAGCTACACGCCGACCTCGGCGAGCTCGCACACCATGGTGGTGCGCGGACGTACGGCCGACGGGGCATGGACCGACACGACGAACTACTACTTCCTGGTCAACTTCTCCTGACCAGGCGTTGACGCGGCGGGCCGCCCCGGATGGGGCGGCCCACCGCACGAGCGGCGTCAGCCCTCGGCGCGGGCACCCGGGCGGTCAGCCTCAGTCGACGCTCGGGAGCTTGGGACCGAGGACGTCGTCGGCGTCGATGATGGTGTAGGCGTACCCCTGCTCGGCGAGGAAGCGCTGCCGGTGGGCGGCGTACTCGGTGTCGATGGTGTCCCGGGAGACCACCGTGTAGAAGTGCGCCTGCCGGCCGTCGGCCTTCGGCCGGAGGACCCGGCCGAGGCGCTGCGCCTCCTCCTGGCGGGAGCCGAAGGTGCCGGAGACCTGGATGGCCACCGCCGCCTCGGGCAGGTCGATGGAGAAGTTGCCCACCTTGGAGATGACCAGGGTGCGCAGCTCACCCGAGCGGAACGCGTCGAAGAGGCGTTCCCGCTCCTTGTTGGTGGTCGAGCCCTGCACGATCGGGGCGTCCAGGTACTCGCCGAGCTGGTGCAGCTGGTCGATGTACCCGCCGATCACCAGCACCTGCTCGCCCGGGTGCCGGTCGACCAGCGCCTTGACCACGGGCAGCTTGGTCCGGGCGGTCGCCGCCATCCGGTACCGCTCCTCGGCCTCCGCCGTCGCGTACGCCATCCGCTCGGCGTCGGTCAGCGTCACCCGTACCTCGGTGCACTGGGCCGGGGCGATCCAGCCCTGCGACTCGATGTCCTTCCACGGCGCGTCGTACCGCTTCGGGCCGATCAGGCTGAACACGTCGCCCTCCCGGCCGTCCTCGCGGACCAGCGTCGCCGTCAGGCCGAGCCGGCGGCGGGCCTGGAGGTCCGCGGTGAACCGGAAGATCGGCGCGGGCAGCAGGTGCACCTCGTCGTAGATGACCAGGCCCCAGTCGCGGGCGCCGAACAGGTCCAGGTGCGTGAACATGCCCTTCTTGCGCGAGGTGAGCACCTGGTACGTGGCGATGGTGACCGGGCGGATCTCCTTGCGCTCGCCCGAGTACTCGCCGATCTCCTCCTCGGTCAGCGACGTGCGCGCGATCAGCTCCCGCTTCCACTGCCGGCCGGCGACCGTGTTGGTCACCAGGATCAGCGTGGTCGCCTTCGCCTCGGCCATCGCCGCCGCCCCGACCAGCGTCTTGCCCGCGCCGCAGGGGAGCACCACCACGCCCGACCCGCCGGCCCAGAACGAATCGACGGCCTCCCGCTGGTACGACCGCAGCTTCCACGGCTTGCGGCCGTCCTTGCCCGCCTCGGCCAGCTCGATCGGGTGCGCCTCACCGTCGACGTACCCGGCCAGGTCCTCCGCCGGCCAGCCGAGCTTGAGCAGCGCCTGCTTGAGCCGACCCCGCTCGGACGGGTGCACCTGGATGGTGTCCTCGTCGATCTTCGCGCCGAGCATGCCGGCGAGCTTCTTGCTCTTGGCGACCTCGACCAGCACCACCCGGTCCAGCGCGCGCAGCACCAGGCCGTGCGCCGGGTCGTTGGCGAGCTGGAGCCGGCCGTACCGGTCCATGGTCTCGGCCACGTCGACCAGCAGCGCGTGCGGCACCGGGTAGCGGGAGTACTTGATCAGCGCGTCCACCACGCCCTCGGCGTCGTGGCCGGCGGCCCGGGCGTTCCACAGCCCGAGCGGGGTGAGTCGGTAGGTGTGCACGTGCTCGGGAGAGCGCTCCAGCTCGGCGAAGGGGGCGATCGCCATCCGGCAGGCCTGCGCGTCGGGGTGATCGACCTCCAGCAGCAGGGTCTTGTCCGACTGCACGATCAGTGGTCCACCGCTCACGCCAGCACCCTCTCCCCTTGCCGGATCTGTCGCCCGACCGCCGGCTGACCTGCCGAAGGCGGACCATCCAGTGTTGCACGAGAAAGGTTGTTACCGAAAAGTCGCACAGCCGACGCAACGGGATGGCGCCCGCACGCGTCTAGCAAAGCGACAACTGTGCGGGGGAGGGGCTTAATGAAGCATGTCCGGTCGACGGTCCGGGCGGTCGCCCTGGCAGTGGTCATGCTGGTCGGCGTGGGTGCCTGTACGTTCGATCCGCAATCGGAGGGTGCCGGCGGCGGCGCGCCGGCGCCCGTCGGAGTGGCGGAGCAGGTAACGGGGGCGAGCGGCACGCCCACGCCGGGCCAGCCGAGCGGGCCCGCGTCGCCGACGCCGAGCCGGACGGCGCCGCCGAAGCCGACGACGAGCACCACCCCGCGACCGAGCGCCCCCACCTCGCCGGCGGCCGTCGGCTGCCCGCAGGGCCAGCACCAGCGGGCCGTGGAGACGTACCTCGCCCGGCTGGGCGGGTTCGGCACGGTGACCGTGGACGGCCGGCAGTCCGCCGCCGACTGCAAGGCGATCAAGAAGTTCCAGCGCCGGTACGGCATCAGCCCGGCCGAGGGCCGCGCCGGCCCCAGCACGTACGAGGTGGCGAAGCGGCTGGCCACCACCGACGTGCACCGCTGCCGGGCCGGCTCCGGCACCACCTTCTGCGTCGACCTGACCCGGCAGACGGTCTGGGCGATGCGCGACGGCACGGTGGTCATGAAGCCGACGGTCACCCGGACCGGCATGGCCGGGTACGCGACACCCGCCGGCACCTACCGGGTCGGGGGCCGCAACCTCCGCGAGTGGTCCAACCCGTACGAGGTCTGGCTGCCGTACTGGCAGCAGTTCAACGGCGGCATCGGCTTCCACGAGACGACCACCTACCTGCACAACGGCTCGATCGGCTCGCACGGCTGCGTCAACCTCCTGCACACCGACGCCGTCCGGCTCTGGGAGCTCGGGCGGATCGGCACCCGGGTGGTCGTCTTCGGCCGCCGCCCCGGCACCTGAGCCGCCCCGGCGCGACCGGATCAGGGGTTTATCCCCTGTCACCCCTGTCCCTCGGGTGACACGCTGGAGGTCCAGGTCCGGACGGGCGGGAGGGGCTGGGCATGACGGTCGACCGCAAGGTGATCCCGGACAATGATCCGGAGCCGGCCGACGAGGTCTCCACGGCCGCCCTGGTCGGTTACGCGGTCGCCGCCGCCGGCCTGGTCGGCTGGTTCCTCTTCGGGCTGCTGGTGCAGCGGCAGGGCTTCGTCGACTCGGTCGGCGAGTCCGCCGGCGCCGGGTTCGCCCTGCTGCTCGCCGTCTCGATCATCGGCACGGTACGCCGCAGCCGCCGCTGACCCGCGCCCGCGCCGCCCCGACCGCCGCCGTTCAGTCCTCCAGCACCGCCGCGGTGATCCGGTGCAGCGCGAAGGTGTGCAGCATCTCCGTCCGCTCGTCCTCGGCCCGCAGGTAACCCGCCCCCATCGACACCGGACGGACCAGCCGGGACGCGGTCGCCCCGTGCGCGTCGACGTACCCGACCCAGACCAGCGCCTTGTCCCGGACCGCCTGTTGCAGCACGGCGAGCGCGTCGCTGTGGCTGTGCGCGGGCACCGGACCGGTCCGCACCGCGCCGGGGCGGACCACCGCCGGGGCCCGCCGGGCCGCGCGCGCCGCCGCCTCGCCGCGCCGGATCTGCTCCACCACGCCGAGCAGCCGCGGCATGGGCAACTTCGGTGCCGCCAGCGGATCGAGGGTCCGGGTGGCGACCGGGCCCCGCGCCGGAGCCCGCCGGGTCTTCGGCCGGGAGAGCACGGTCGCGCCGCTGGCGTCCTCCGGCACCGGCGCGTACCCGGCGTCGCGCAGCGCGGTCAGCATCCGCCCCACCTGGTACGGGGTGGAGAGCACCGTCGGGGCCAGCCGGCGGAACGCCAGCGGCTCCAACCGCTTGTCGGCCAGCACCTCGGTGAGCAGCGCCTCGTCGTCGCTGCGGACGTACCCGCCGGCGGAGCCGACCCGCAGCCCGCCGTGCTTGCGGGCCACGTCGTCCACCAGATAGGTCAGCCCCTGCGGCACCGGGGTACGCGACCGGCGCCGGAACAGCGCGTGGAGGTCGTCGGCCGAGTAGCCGGCGTCCAAGGCCCGCCGGACGCTGGCCGTGGTCACCCGGTGCACGCTGGCGGCACCCGCCGACTCGTGCTCGGCCACCACCTCCAGCTCACCGGCCAGGGCGGGGTCCGGCGGGCCCGGCACCACCACGGTCAGGTCGGCCTGCACCAGGAAGTGGTCGACCGGGGCGGGGAGCAGGGCGTCGAGCGCCCGGATGGCGGTGGACGGCTCACCCGACTGGGCGTCCGCGCGCAGCCCCAGCGGGTCGTCCGCGCCCCGATCGTCGGCCTCGGTGACGTCCGCCAGCAGCAGCCGCCCGTACGAGGTGAGCGCGCCGAGCCCGGTCACGCCGAGCTGGGCCGCCTCGCTCAGCACCTCCTGGTGCGCGGCCTCCCGGCCCCGGCTGCGCCTCGGCGCCCGCCAGTCGAGCAGCTCCAGCACCTCTTCCAGGGTCGGCGCGGTGGCCGGCTCCAGGCCGGCCAGCACCTCGAGCACCGCCCGTCGGGCGGCCGGCGCGCCGGCCCGCTCCGCCTCGGCGGAGAGCACCGAGATCGGCCGGTCCCGGTCGTCCCGCTGGCCGACCAGGCCCGTCTGCCGGGTCATGGTCAGCCATGCCCGGGCCAGCTGCTCCCAGCGCTGCGCCAGCGAACTGGCCCGCCACACCTCGTACCCGCCGGTGGGGAGGACCTGCTGGTCGCCGCCGTACCGGGTGCTGGCGGCGCCGGTCAGGTCCAGCTCGCCGATCAGTCCGGCCGCGTACGCGACCTCGAAGAGCAGCGCGGTTGTCGGCTCGTCCAGCCCGAGGCCCTTGGCCAGCCGGCGCAGGTCACGTACGCCGACGCCGCCCGAGCGGAGCACCGGCACCGGGTCGGCGGCGAGGCTCTCCAGCAGCGCCTCGGTGTGGCGTACCGCCTCCATGGTCTGCCCGGCCCCGGCGGAGTCGACGGCCTTCGCCTCGCGCGGCGGGCTGGCCACCAGCGGCGGGCTGGTGCGCAGCGGACCGAGCGGGCCGCTGTCCCGGCGCAGCAGCAGGCCGACCTCGCGAGGGAGTTCGACCGTGCCGGCGCCGCCGCCCTTGCCGGTCGGGACGGGGACGAGCAGCCGGTGGTCCACCAGCCAGCGCACCGGGGAACCGGTGGGCGCGCCGCCGTTGGTGGCGTCCGAGGGGAGGGTGTCCTCCGCGCCGACCGCGGGCGCCTGCAGCGCACCCGGTGGCACGCTCCCCACCGGCGGCCCGGCGGCGAGCCGGTCCAGGATCGCCCGGGCTGAGGGGGGAGCGGCCAACAGGGTCCGCCGCAGCTTCGCCGGGTCCGCGCAGAGCGCCGCCGTCCGCGGGTCCAGCTCCGCCGCCGGTCGGCCCAGCCCCGCCGGGTACGGGGACACCTCGTCGACGCCGGCCACCACGTGCAGGTCGTGCTCCGGGCCGTACAGCAGGAAGAGCGCGCGCAGCTTGTTCACCGCGCCGCGGACGGCCGTCGGGGCGGGCGGGCGCGGACCGGCGGTGGCCATGGCCAGGATCGCGTCGACGGAGGTGCCGCCCTCCGCCGGGTCCCGGGTGAGCCGGGCGGCGTCCAGGATCTGGAGGGTGAACTGGTCCACCCCGTCGAGGGCGCGGGCCACGGAGACCCGGGACTGGGCGCGAATGGCCAGCGCGGAGAGGTCGGCCGGTACCGGCACGACGAGGTCCGGCCGCAGCTGGAGGAGGGCGGCCAGGGACTCGTCGGGCAGGGTCCGCAGATGGTCGGCGAGTGAGGTGGTCATCGTCGTTCAAAGTTAGCCCGGCGGGGGGCCGTCCCGCCCCTCGGACGCCCGGCTCGGCCGGGGTTGGGCGGGTACGTTCTCCGCATGCCCCTTCTGATGGTCGGATTCGACCTCGACATGACCCTGGTCGACTCCCGTCCCGGCATCGCCGCGACGTACCGGGCGTTGACCGAGCTCACCGGTGTGCACGTGGACGCGGACGCGGCGGTGTCCCGGCTGGGTCCGCCGCTGCGCACCGAGATCGCCCGCTGGTTCCCGCCGGAGCGGGTGGAGGAGGGGGTACGCGTGTTCCGCGAGCTCTACCCGGCGTACGCGATCACCCCGACCGTGCCGATGCCCGGCGCGTTCGCGGCGATCGAGGCCGTGCACGCCGGCGGCGGCCGAGTCATGCTGGTGACCTCGAAGATCGGCCGGCTGGCCAAGCTGCACCTGGACCACCTCGGGCTGGCGGTCGACGAACTGGCCGGCGACCTGTTCGCGGAGGAGAAGGCGACGGCACTGCGGGAACACGGGGCCACGCTCTACGTCGGGGACCACGTGGCGGACATGGTGGCCGCGGAGGCCGCGGGGGTCCCGGGCGTGGGGGTGGCCACCGGGCCGTGTTCCCACGAGGAGCTGAAAAGTGCCGGGGCGCACGTGGTCCTGGACGACCTCACCGAATTCCCGGCGGCGCTGGACCGGATCATCCGGCTAGCCTTGGAGCAGTAGACGTCTCAAGCGAAACAGAGGTTCTCAGGTGCCGACGGGTCGAGTGAAGTGGTATGACGCGGCCAAGGGATACGGGTTCGTCACCAGTGACGAGGGTGGCGACGTGTTCCTGCCCAAGGGCGCGCTACCGGCGGGCGTCAGCGACCTGAAGGGCGGCCAGCGGGTCGATTTCAGCGTGGTGGACAGCCGCCGGGGCGCCCAGGCCATGGGGGTCAAGCTGCTGGAGGCCCCGCCGTCCGTGGCGGAGCTGCGCCGCCGGCCGGCCGAGGAGCTGCACGGGCTGATCGAGGACATGATCAAGGTGCTCGAGGCGAAGGTCCAGCCGGACCTGCGCCGGGGTCGCTTCCCGGACCGGAAGACCGCGCAGAAGATCGCTCAGCTGGTCCACGCGGTCGCCCGCGAGCTGGAGGTCTGAGGCACGAGCCCGGCGTCGGCGGCCCGGCCCAGCAACGCCTCGACGGCGGCGATTCCCGCGTCCCCCAGGTCCGCGGTGAACTCGTTGACGTAGAGGCCGATGTGCCGGTCCACCACGTCGGGCTCCATCTCCTGTGCGTGGGAGAGGACGTACTCCCGGCTGGCCGCGGGGTCGGCCCACGCCTGGCGTACCGACTCGCGGATCCAGCCGGCCGCCTCGACCGGGTCGACCGCGCCCTTGCGGGCCAGGATGGCACCGAGCGGGATCGGCAGGCCGGTGTCGGCCTCCCACCACTCGCCGAGGTCGACCAGGGCGGTCAGCCCGTGCCGGGGGTAGGTGAAGCGGGCCTCGTGGATCACCAGCCCGGCGTCGTACCGCCCGGCGGCGACGCCCGGCATGATCTCGTGGAACGGCACCACCTCGATCCGCGCCGGCGGCCGCTCCGCCGACCAGAGCCGGAAGAGCAGGTACGCCGTGGTCCGCTCGCCGGGCACCGCCACGGTCGCCCCCGTGAGGTCGGTCCGGTCCGGGCCCGTGAGGCCGGCCCGGTCCGGCCGTCCGGCCCGGTCGGCCCCACCGGCCCGGTCGCCGCGGGTGAGCACGAGCGGGCCGCAGCCGCGGCCGAGTGCCCCGCCGCAGGGCAGCAGGTGGTAGTCGTCAAGCAGCCACGGCAGCGCCGCGTAACTCACCTTGACCAGGTCGAACGCCCCCCGCTCCGCGGCGGTGTTGGTGACGTCCACGTCGGCGTAGGTCACCTCGACCGGCGGTGCGCCGGGCACCCGCCCGTGCACCAGGGCGTCGAAGACGAACGTGTCGTTGGGGCAGGGCGAGATCGCCAGGGAGAGCGCCACACCCCCACGTTAACCCCGCCCCGATCGACCGCCGCGCCGCGCCCACGTCACTGTGAGCCTGCCCGCCGCCCGGCTCGCGCCTTCCCCGACTGCGGATGTTCCGGCCGGGCCGCAAGCAGGCCGCGTCTGGGCAGGGGGCTACGAGTCTGATGACGTGAGTGGATCAGGGCGCGCATTCGCGTGGGACATGCGGGTCGGTGGCGACGGCATGGACCATGGGCGCCGCAGCCGTGGTCGGTGCTCACCCCGACCGTCGTCGGGGGCGTAAACGCCGGTCCTCGTTTCCACCGGTGCGATCCAGCAGCACGACATCGGGCGTCGCTCATTCACCATCCGGGCGATGCGCGGCTTCGGGGAGTGACCCGGGTGGGTGAGTGATTCGTTCACGTCATCAGATTCGTAGCGTCTCTCACCGGTCTTCATCCCCAGCCCGGGACGTTCTCCACAGGGTTGTCCACAGGTTGGCGGCGGGTGTTGAGGACGGCCCTCGGTCACGCCGAGCATGGTGGCGTGACCGAGTCCATGCCCCGGATCGAGCTGGGTGCGACGCTGCGGGCGCTGCGCCGGGCGGCCGACCTCAGCCAGCGGGAACTGGCCGAGAAGTCCGGCGTCCCCCAGGCCACGATCGCGCGGATCGAGTCGGGGAAGACCAGCGATCCGAACTTCCGGACCGTCGAACGGTTGGTGGGTGCCGTGGCCGGCCGCATCACGA
Proteins encoded:
- a CDS encoding DNA repair helicase XPB, yielding MSGGPLIVQSDKTLLLEVDHPDAQACRMAIAPFAELERSPEHVHTYRLTPLGLWNARAAGHDAEGVVDALIKYSRYPVPHALLVDVAETMDRYGRLQLANDPAHGLVLRALDRVVLVEVAKSKKLAGMLGAKIDEDTIQVHPSERGRLKQALLKLGWPAEDLAGYVDGEAHPIELAEAGKDGRKPWKLRSYQREAVDSFWAGGSGVVVLPCGAGKTLVGAAAMAEAKATTLILVTNTVAGRQWKRELIARTSLTEEEIGEYSGERKEIRPVTIATYQVLTSRKKGMFTHLDLFGARDWGLVIYDEVHLLPAPIFRFTADLQARRRLGLTATLVREDGREGDVFSLIGPKRYDAPWKDIESQGWIAPAQCTEVRVTLTDAERMAYATAEAEERYRMAATARTKLPVVKALVDRHPGEQVLVIGGYIDQLHQLGEYLDAPIVQGSTTNKERERLFDAFRSGELRTLVISKVGNFSIDLPEAAVAIQVSGTFGSRQEEAQRLGRVLRPKADGRQAHFYTVVSRDTIDTEYAAHRQRFLAEQGYAYTIIDADDVLGPKLPSVD
- a CDS encoding L,D-transpeptidase family protein produces the protein MKHVRSTVRAVALAVVMLVGVGACTFDPQSEGAGGGAPAPVGVAEQVTGASGTPTPGQPSGPASPTPSRTAPPKPTTSTTPRPSAPTSPAAVGCPQGQHQRAVETYLARLGGFGTVTVDGRQSAADCKAIKKFQRRYGISPAEGRAGPSTYEVAKRLATTDVHRCRAGSGTTFCVDLTRQTVWAMRDGTVVMKPTVTRTGMAGYATPAGTYRVGGRNLREWSNPYEVWLPYWQQFNGGIGFHETTTYLHNGSIGSHGCVNLLHTDAVRLWELGRIGTRVVVFGRRPGT
- a CDS encoding helicase-associated domain-containing protein, with product MTTSLADHLRTLPDESLAALLQLRPDLVVPVPADLSALAIRAQSRVSVARALDGVDQFTLQILDAARLTRDPAEGGTSVDAILAMATAGPRPPAPTAVRGAVNKLRALFLLYGPEHDLHVVAGVDEVSPYPAGLGRPAAELDPRTAALCADPAKLRRTLLAAPPSARAILDRLAAGPPVGSVPPGALQAPAVGAEDTLPSDATNGGAPTGSPVRWLVDHRLLVPVPTGKGGGAGTVELPREVGLLLRRDSGPLGPLRTSPPLVASPPREAKAVDSAGAGQTMEAVRHTEALLESLAADPVPVLRSGGVGVRDLRRLAKGLGLDEPTTALLFEVAYAAGLIGELDLTGAASTRYGGDQQVLPTGGYEVWRASSLAQRWEQLARAWLTMTRQTGLVGQRDDRDRPISVLSAEAERAGAPAARRAVLEVLAGLEPATAPTLEEVLELLDWRAPRRSRGREAAHQEVLSEAAQLGVTGLGALTSYGRLLLADVTEADDRGADDPLGLRADAQSGEPSTAIRALDALLPAPVDHFLVQADLTVVVPGPPDPALAGELEVVAEHESAGAASVHRVTTASVRRALDAGYSADDLHALFRRRSRTPVPQGLTYLVDDVARKHGGLRVGSAGGYVRSDDEALLTEVLADKRLEPLAFRRLAPTVLSTPYQVGRMLTALRDAGYAPVPEDASGATVLSRPKTRRAPARGPVATRTLDPLAAPKLPMPRLLGVVEQIRRGEAAARAARRAPAVVRPGAVRTGPVPAHSHSDALAVLQQAVRDKALVWVGYVDAHGATASRLVRPVSMGAGYLRAEDERTEMLHTFALHRITAAVLED
- a CDS encoding HAD family hydrolase, whose protein sequence is MPLLMVGFDLDMTLVDSRPGIAATYRALTELTGVHVDADAAVSRLGPPLRTEIARWFPPERVEEGVRVFRELYPAYAITPTVPMPGAFAAIEAVHAGGGRVMLVTSKIGRLAKLHLDHLGLAVDELAGDLFAEEKATALREHGATLYVGDHVADMVAAEAAGVPGVGVATGPCSHEELKSAGAHVVLDDLTEFPAALDRIIRLALEQ
- a CDS encoding cold-shock protein encodes the protein MPTGRVKWYDAAKGYGFVTSDEGGDVFLPKGALPAGVSDLKGGQRVDFSVVDSRRGAQAMGVKLLEAPPSVAELRRRPAEELHGLIEDMIKVLEAKVQPDLRRGRFPDRKTAQKIAQLVHAVARELEV
- a CDS encoding 1,4-dihydroxy-6-naphthoate synthase encodes the protein MALSLAISPCPNDTFVFDALVHGRVPGAPPVEVTYADVDVTNTAAERGAFDLVKVSYAALPWLLDDYHLLPCGGALGRGCGPLVLTRGDRAGGADRAGRPDRAGLTGPDRTDLTGATVAVPGERTTAYLLFRLWSAERPPARIEVVPFHEIMPGVAAGRYDAGLVIHEARFTYPRHGLTALVDLGEWWEADTGLPIPLGAILARKGAVDPVEAAGWIRESVRQAWADPAASREYVLSHAQEMEPDVVDRHIGLYVNEFTADLGDAGIAAVEALLGRAADAGLVPQTSSSRATAWTS